The Listeria monocytogenes genome window below encodes:
- a CDS encoding SGNH/GDSL hydrolase family protein, whose protein sequence is MKKSKTVQFLLFFSVIALILSIIGVGSIWLGQKSHQANNTNSPAKKDTTVTKKQDTFKITALGDSLTYGVGDTEGGGYVRVVENFYKQKEKNVENVNLAISGAKSGQLLKQLEQKEVQNQIKSADVILMTIGGNDLFRGGEALDDFKSDAIKQAEASYTSNLKQIYQTIRNLNPSAPVFHIGLYNPFMSLENASEMSEVANEWNMQSQNLSQNEKNIIYVPTFDLFQQNGAAYLATDKFHPNHAGYQFIGNRVTEVIQTGGGKNDDGASTSSN, encoded by the coding sequence ATGAAAAAAAGTAAAACAGTTCAATTTTTGCTGTTTTTTTCAGTTATAGCGCTTATTCTAAGCATTATTGGTGTTGGTTCCATCTGGTTAGGGCAAAAAAGTCATCAAGCAAATAATACAAATTCACCTGCCAAAAAAGATACAACTGTAACGAAAAAACAAGATACCTTTAAAATAACTGCGCTCGGCGACTCACTTACATATGGCGTTGGTGATACAGAAGGCGGTGGGTATGTTCGGGTTGTGGAGAATTTCTACAAACAAAAAGAGAAAAATGTCGAGAACGTCAATCTTGCTATTAGCGGGGCGAAATCAGGACAATTACTCAAACAATTAGAACAAAAAGAAGTACAGAATCAAATAAAATCAGCCGATGTTATTTTAATGACAATTGGGGGCAATGATTTGTTTCGTGGCGGAGAAGCACTGGATGATTTCAAAAGTGATGCGATTAAACAAGCCGAAGCAAGCTATACGAGCAATTTAAAACAAATTTACCAAACGATACGAAACTTAAATCCATCCGCGCCCGTTTTTCATATTGGGCTGTATAATCCGTTTATGTCTTTAGAAAATGCGAGTGAAATGTCGGAAGTTGCGAATGAGTGGAACATGCAAAGTCAAAATCTATCGCAAAACGAGAAAAATATCATTTATGTTCCGACTTTTGATTTATTTCAGCAAAATGGGGCTGCCTATTTAGCGACTGATAAATTCCATCCAAATCATGCCGGATACCAATTTATCGGCAATCGAGTGACAGAAGTTATACAGACGGGAGGGGGAAAAAACGATGACGGAGCTAGCACTTCAAGTAACTAA
- a CDS encoding ATP-binding cassette domain-containing protein: MTELALQVTNLHKKIRKREIIKGISFEVMPGEVFGFLGPNGAGKTTTIRMIVGLIKPTSGTILIGGKDIRKNFTEAMRGLGSIVENPEFYTFLTGQENLAYFARMDSSIKKERIQEVTELVGLEKRINDRVSTYSLGMRQRLGIAQALLSSPKLLILDEPTNGLDPSGIHEMRDFIRALARNEGISVLVSSHLLSEIELLCDRVAIMTDGTIIKTDQVSHLLSSRAQLRWRATPFEQAKAFLESVTEVEVDGEYLVTAVNEHSAEWNEQLVAKGIQVHEIDKKKPSLEDLFLELTGGHSID; the protein is encoded by the coding sequence ATGACGGAGCTAGCACTTCAAGTAACTAATCTGCATAAAAAAATTCGCAAACGAGAAATTATCAAAGGGATTTCTTTTGAAGTAATGCCTGGAGAAGTTTTTGGCTTTCTTGGACCGAATGGAGCTGGCAAAACAACGACGATTCGAATGATTGTCGGGCTCATTAAACCAACGTCTGGAACGATTTTAATTGGTGGGAAAGATATCCGGAAAAATTTTACCGAAGCAATGCGAGGTCTTGGTTCCATCGTAGAAAATCCAGAATTTTATACATTTTTAACAGGACAAGAAAATTTAGCGTATTTTGCCCGGATGGATTCCTCAATAAAAAAAGAACGTATTCAAGAAGTAACCGAGCTAGTTGGGCTAGAAAAGCGGATAAATGACCGAGTTTCTACGTATTCACTTGGTATGCGCCAGCGTTTAGGCATTGCCCAAGCATTACTTTCCAGTCCGAAATTATTAATTCTTGATGAGCCAACAAACGGTCTCGATCCATCTGGTATTCACGAAATGCGCGACTTTATCCGTGCTTTGGCTCGAAATGAAGGGATTAGTGTACTTGTTTCTTCCCATTTATTAAGTGAAATTGAACTTTTATGTGACCGAGTGGCGATTATGACAGACGGGACGATTATTAAAACTGATCAAGTTTCGCACCTGCTTAGTTCTCGCGCACAATTACGCTGGCGGGCGACCCCTTTTGAACAAGCCAAAGCATTTTTGGAAAGTGTAACCGAAGTAGAAGTGGACGGCGAATATCTCGTTACCGCAGTGAATGAACATAGCGCCGAATGGAACGAGCAGTTGGTTGCAAAAGGCATTCAAGTCCATGAAATTGATAAGAAAAAACCATCTCTCGAAGACCTATTTCTTGAGTTAACAGGAGGTCATTCGATTGATTAA
- a CDS encoding ABC transporter permease produces the protein MINLVYNEQLKLWRKKRLIVILALVAIIIAIFTYAQFRQHQEDEKQAGTSDWHVQTQQQIVDLENRLGTGRLPEEYQKYFKVLVGQLQYYLDNDINPNAPGAPTFLKTFVENGISLLFPLFIMVIAADLISAETSAGTMKFLLTRPVKRWRILTSKYISMLLSISAIMVLSAVIAYLISGIVFGYGGWDAPVLTGFGMKDGAVTTTDVYQLPVWQLLLMEFGLAWFVSVVVGVLTMFVSVLVRSTAAVMGIMLAALITGTILTNLVSSWPSAKYLFMVNLQLTNYLNGSSPPVEGMTLSFSMLVLTAWMLVAFILSYFIFTKRDVY, from the coding sequence TTGATTAATTTAGTTTATAATGAACAATTAAAACTTTGGCGCAAAAAGCGACTGATCGTTATTTTGGCGCTAGTGGCAATTATCATAGCTATTTTCACGTATGCACAGTTCCGACAGCATCAAGAAGACGAAAAGCAAGCTGGGACAAGCGATTGGCACGTGCAAACCCAGCAACAAATTGTTGACCTTGAAAACAGACTCGGAACAGGGCGATTACCCGAAGAATATCAAAAATATTTTAAAGTGCTTGTCGGGCAACTACAATATTACTTAGATAATGACATCAATCCCAATGCCCCTGGAGCACCAACTTTCCTAAAAACATTCGTCGAAAATGGTATTAGTTTATTGTTTCCACTTTTTATTATGGTTATAGCAGCCGACTTAATCAGTGCTGAAACAAGTGCGGGAACGATGAAATTCCTGCTGACAAGGCCTGTGAAGCGATGGCGGATTTTGACGAGTAAATATATATCGATGTTGCTCTCGATTTCCGCGATTATGGTATTATCTGCCGTTATTGCCTATCTGATTTCTGGAATTGTCTTTGGTTACGGTGGCTGGGATGCGCCAGTTCTCACCGGGTTTGGCATGAAAGATGGTGCTGTGACGACAACGGATGTCTACCAACTGCCGGTTTGGCAACTACTACTTATGGAGTTCGGACTCGCATGGTTTGTTAGTGTCGTGGTCGGCGTGTTAACGATGTTTGTATCGGTACTTGTACGCTCCACAGCTGCCGTAATGGGAATTATGCTTGCCGCCCTTATTACCGGAACAATTTTAACCAACCTCGTCAGTTCTTGGCCGAGCGCGAAATATTTATTTATGGTCAATTTACAGCTAACGAATTATTTAAATGGCTCCAGTCCACCAGTCGAAGGAATGACATTAAGTTTCTCTATGCTCGTGTTAACCGCGTGGATGCTAGTCGCGTTTATCTTATCCTATTTTATTTTCACCAAACGAGATGTGTATTAA
- a CDS encoding VOC family protein: MIKGIHHVSALTKSFSENHHFYSDILGLRLVKNTVNQDNIHMRHLFYGDYTGSPGTLLTFFEVPRIGSSYNERAFFGNITLAIPKGTSSYWEKRLNDFAISFQKQGQTLSLQDPDTMGIILTEIPEIISNPTIHTDIPAEKQIVRIIGADYHVPDPAATSQFFTDLFGLESQNGVLVDKDKTSFAKLHATSSDKKSRTGRGTIDHIAYTVETKEAVDELHDIAVRNDLKVEEFVDREYFKSLYIREPGGLRIEFASAGPGFTIDEPLETMGDRLALPSFLEEKRTEIETYFGGDLS; this comes from the coding sequence ATGATTAAAGGCATTCATCACGTATCCGCGCTAACGAAATCATTTAGCGAGAACCATCATTTTTATTCAGACATATTAGGGCTACGGCTCGTAAAAAATACAGTAAATCAAGACAATATTCATATGCGCCACCTATTTTACGGAGACTATACAGGAAGCCCGGGTACCTTGTTAACATTTTTCGAAGTACCTCGCATCGGCTCAAGCTACAACGAGCGCGCCTTTTTCGGAAATATCACCCTTGCAATTCCAAAAGGCACAAGCTCTTACTGGGAAAAAAGGCTAAACGATTTTGCCATTTCTTTCCAAAAACAAGGCCAGACTTTAAGTTTACAAGATCCCGATACAATGGGCATCATCCTAACGGAAATACCAGAAATCATTTCTAACCCAACCATCCACACCGATATCCCGGCTGAAAAACAAATTGTTCGGATTATCGGCGCTGATTATCACGTGCCAGATCCAGCAGCGACCAGCCAGTTTTTCACGGATTTATTTGGCTTAGAAAGTCAGAATGGGGTATTAGTAGATAAAGACAAGACGAGTTTTGCGAAACTTCATGCCACAAGTTCAGACAAAAAATCGCGAACAGGCCGCGGAACAATCGATCACATTGCCTATACCGTTGAAACCAAAGAAGCCGTTGATGAACTTCACGATATAGCCGTTCGAAACGATTTGAAAGTAGAAGAATTTGTGGACCGCGAATATTTTAAAAGTTTGTATATCCGCGAACCAGGTGGTCTTAGAATTGAATTCGCAAGTGCTGGGCCCGGCTTTACAATAGACGAACCACTAGAAACAATGGGCGATAGACTAGCCTTACCAAGCTTTTTAGAAGAAAAAAGAACAGAAATAGAAACTTATTTTGGAGGAGATTTATCATGA
- a CDS encoding ring-cleaving dioxygenase, protein MIKDLKGIHHVTAMTSSAEKNYEFFTEVLGMRLVKKTVNQDDIHTYHLFFADDKGSAGTDMTFFDFPNLPKGRHGTDSISRVAFRVPSDAALEYWLDRFEQLEVPHSDIKTLFGKKYLTFQDFDDQQLQLISDENNEGVAAGTPWKNGPVPEKYAIYGLGPVFLTVVSLKNMEAILQTIFGFRKVTEEGGLHLYEVGEGGNGAQVIVEERTDIPAAMQGYGGVHHVAFRVEDHEELQKWIDRMNTIEAPNSGYVNRFYFESLYVPVSERILFEFATDGPGFASDEPYETLGEKLALPPFLEPKRAEIEKMVRPINTKRS, encoded by the coding sequence ATGATTAAAGATTTAAAAGGAATTCACCACGTAACAGCAATGACAAGTAGTGCCGAGAAAAATTATGAGTTTTTCACAGAAGTTTTAGGAATGCGTTTAGTGAAAAAAACCGTCAACCAAGACGATATTCATACGTATCATTTATTTTTCGCAGATGACAAAGGTTCGGCGGGAACGGATATGACGTTTTTTGACTTCCCTAATTTACCAAAAGGGCGTCACGGGACAGATAGTATTTCTCGCGTAGCTTTTCGAGTACCTAGTGATGCGGCGCTAGAATACTGGCTTGACCGTTTTGAACAATTAGAAGTTCCACATAGTGATATCAAAACTCTATTTGGCAAAAAATATCTGACCTTCCAAGATTTTGATGACCAACAATTACAACTAATTTCAGATGAAAATAACGAAGGCGTAGCAGCTGGAACGCCATGGAAAAACGGACCAGTCCCAGAAAAATATGCGATTTACGGCTTAGGTCCAGTATTTTTAACAGTAGTTTCGCTCAAAAATATGGAAGCGATTTTGCAAACGATTTTTGGCTTCCGAAAAGTGACAGAAGAAGGCGGACTTCATTTATACGAGGTTGGCGAAGGTGGTAACGGGGCGCAAGTGATTGTCGAAGAGCGTACCGATATTCCAGCTGCAATGCAAGGTTACGGCGGCGTTCACCATGTAGCTTTCCGAGTAGAAGACCACGAAGAATTGCAAAAATGGATTGACCGCATGAATACAATTGAAGCGCCAAACTCTGGTTATGTAAATCGTTTCTACTTTGAATCGTTATACGTACCCGTTTCAGAACGAATCTTGTTTGAATTTGCAACAGATGGTCCAGGCTTTGCAAGTGATGAACCATACGAAACACTCGGTGAAAAATTAGCCTTGCCACCATTTTTAGAACCAAAACGTGCGGAAATTGAAAAAATGGTACGTCCGATTAATACGAAACGGAGCTGA
- a CDS encoding alpha/beta hydrolase → MEHIYIPGKNKDLAPLLLLHGTGGDEKSLVEVAEFIASDAAVLSLRGDIKEGGANRFFKRFHDGSLDLKDLESKTAELITTTRELTKKYQLDFERIIAVGYSNGANIAANALLQAEDSFHKAILFHAMPAGNKQPEFSIGHRNVFLSAGLNDPLITAKASEELVEILEKRGAKVETVWTAAGHSLTMEELEEAKKWYQNNQK, encoded by the coding sequence ATGGAACATATTTATATTCCGGGAAAAAATAAGGATTTAGCCCCACTATTACTACTTCACGGGACAGGCGGCGATGAAAAGTCGCTTGTCGAAGTAGCGGAGTTTATCGCAAGTGATGCGGCTGTTTTATCGTTGCGTGGTGATATTAAAGAAGGTGGAGCAAATCGATTTTTCAAAAGATTTCATGATGGTAGTTTAGATTTGAAAGACTTAGAAAGTAAAACGGCAGAATTAATCACGACAACGCGCGAACTGACTAAAAAATATCAACTAGATTTTGAGCGAATCATTGCAGTAGGGTATTCAAATGGTGCCAATATCGCTGCCAATGCCTTACTTCAAGCAGAGGATAGTTTCCATAAAGCAATTTTGTTTCATGCGATGCCAGCTGGAAATAAACAACCCGAATTTTCGATTGGCCACCGCAACGTATTTCTGTCCGCTGGCTTAAATGATCCGCTTATTACTGCAAAAGCTTCCGAAGAACTGGTTGAAATCCTCGAAAAACGGGGCGCGAAAGTCGAAACTGTTTGGACAGCTGCTGGACATTCGCTTACAATGGAAGAACTTGAAGAAGCGAAAAAATGGTATCAAAACAACCAGAAATGA
- a CDS encoding flavin reductase family protein, which translates to MTVFKSADLSQKENYKFLTGSIIPRPIAFVTTLAEDGVTVNAAPFSFFNVVSSDPAIVSIAVQRANGEQKDTARNAAFTKELNIHIVSESFVEEMNKTAARLAPDVSEIDKTSLHLEQVPGMKTPKISEANIVLTAKLEQIIPIKNDAGEMVSDLILARILTYDFADEVFDSEHHYILPEKLAPVARLAGNDYTQLGDIFRIERPN; encoded by the coding sequence ATGACTGTTTTTAAAAGTGCAGATTTATCCCAAAAAGAAAACTATAAATTTTTAACAGGAAGTATCATTCCACGACCAATTGCTTTTGTAACAACGCTTGCTGAAGATGGGGTGACGGTTAACGCCGCCCCGTTCAGTTTTTTTAATGTCGTTTCAAGTGACCCGGCGATAGTTTCGATAGCTGTTCAACGTGCGAATGGCGAGCAAAAAGATACAGCTAGAAATGCAGCTTTTACGAAAGAATTAAATATTCATATTGTTAGCGAGTCTTTTGTGGAAGAAATGAATAAAACTGCCGCTCGACTTGCACCAGATGTGAGCGAAATCGATAAGACAAGCTTGCATTTAGAGCAAGTTCCTGGAATGAAAACGCCGAAGATTTCCGAGGCCAATATCGTGCTTACAGCTAAACTAGAACAAATTATTCCGATTAAAAATGACGCTGGTGAAATGGTTTCTGATTTAATTCTGGCACGTATTTTGACATATGATTTCGCAGACGAAGTGTTTGATTCTGAGCATCACTATATTTTGCCAGAAAAGCTTGCACCAGTTGCTAGACTCGCTGGAAATGACTATACACAACTTGGCGATATTTTCCGGATTGAAAGGCCAAATTAA
- the hflX gene encoding GTPase HflX → MEKKVLIVGISQKQKDFDYSMEELANLAAANNMEVVGEIRQNIDRENRATYVGKGKVDEIKGLAEMQDARLIIFNDELSPSQIRNLEEALELDVMDRTGLILAIFANRAKTKEAQLQVQIAKLQYELPRIFGQGEDMDQQSGKGGLSNRGSGEKKIETDRRTIKYQIRHLQKELDMLVDDREVRRRKRKKNEIPVVSLVGYTNAGKSTTMNGLVRAYSETADKQVFEKDMLFATLETSVREIVLPDNKQFLLTDTVGFVSKLPHQLVKAFRSTLEEARDADLLIHVVDYSDPHYKTMMKTTEETLKAVGVEDVPVIYAYNKADLLEDEIYPKQTENTIVFSAREEESLVFLTEVIRKELFASYEKATFLIPFEAGKVVAYLNEHADVLETEYLENGTQIVAEVSPADLQKLAEYHIAE, encoded by the coding sequence ATGGAGAAAAAAGTATTAATCGTTGGTATAAGCCAAAAACAAAAAGATTTTGATTATTCAATGGAAGAATTAGCCAATTTAGCGGCTGCAAATAATATGGAAGTCGTGGGCGAAATACGGCAAAATATCGATCGTGAAAATCGCGCCACGTATGTTGGAAAAGGAAAAGTGGATGAAATCAAAGGGCTCGCAGAAATGCAGGATGCTCGCTTGATTATTTTTAACGATGAACTTTCCCCGTCGCAAATTAGAAACCTAGAAGAAGCGTTGGAACTAGACGTAATGGACAGGACAGGATTGATTTTGGCTATTTTTGCGAACAGAGCAAAAACAAAAGAAGCCCAACTTCAAGTCCAAATCGCCAAATTGCAATATGAACTTCCGCGGATTTTTGGACAAGGCGAAGATATGGACCAACAAAGCGGAAAAGGCGGGCTTAGCAATCGTGGTTCAGGTGAAAAGAAAATCGAAACCGATCGCCGTACCATCAAATATCAAATCCGTCATTTACAAAAAGAGCTAGACATGCTCGTTGATGACCGTGAAGTACGTCGTCGCAAACGAAAGAAAAATGAAATTCCTGTAGTATCGCTCGTTGGTTATACGAATGCTGGGAAATCAACAACAATGAATGGCTTAGTACGTGCATATAGCGAAACTGCGGACAAGCAAGTTTTTGAGAAAGACATGCTTTTTGCCACACTTGAAACGAGTGTGCGCGAGATTGTTTTACCGGATAACAAACAATTTTTACTCACAGATACGGTTGGCTTTGTTAGTAAACTTCCGCATCAATTAGTGAAAGCATTCCGTTCCACTTTAGAAGAGGCGCGTGATGCTGATTTGCTCATTCATGTGGTAGATTATTCGGACCCGCATTACAAAACCATGATGAAGACGACGGAAGAAACGTTGAAAGCGGTTGGCGTGGAAGATGTTCCAGTCATTTATGCTTACAATAAAGCGGATCTTTTAGAAGACGAAATATATCCAAAACAAACGGAAAATACGATTGTCTTTTCCGCACGGGAAGAAGAAAGTTTAGTCTTTTTAACCGAAGTGATTCGCAAAGAATTGTTCGCCAGCTATGAAAAAGCAACCTTCTTAATTCCGTTTGAAGCAGGGAAAGTTGTCGCATATTTAAATGAGCATGCCGATGTGTTAGAAACCGAATACTTGGAGAATGGCACGCAAATTGTGGCGGAAGTGAGCCCGGCTGATTTACAAAAACTAGCAGAATACCACATAGCTGAGTAA
- a CDS encoding metallophosphoesterase, giving the protein MKKTGWGILGAVAAFTGYAYWSTKHLTVTNYEIVSDKIPAEWDGATIVQLSDLHSASFGLYNNPLLSMVNELAPDAVFLTGDMIDGDEPPFVAMAVVRKLAKEFPVFYVSGNHEGRSAFYEDFKADMEKHHVTVLENERYFLKKDGASMMVAGVQDPRFVREEWAEKELPKEVWEEAALKEALDDATANLSPDYFTILLAHRPEFWPLYQAYPIDLVLSGHAHGGQFRLPLTEGLFAPGQGFMPKWTAGIHRAGGKALIVSRGLGNVTKLPRLFNDPEIVRITLKAKGDA; this is encoded by the coding sequence ATGAAAAAAACTGGATGGGGTATACTTGGCGCAGTTGCAGCTTTTACAGGTTATGCTTACTGGTCAACGAAACATTTAACTGTAACGAATTATGAAATTGTATCTGATAAAATTCCAGCAGAATGGGACGGCGCTACTATTGTTCAGCTGTCTGATCTGCATAGTGCAAGTTTTGGTTTATATAATAATCCTTTGCTTAGTATGGTGAATGAGCTAGCTCCGGATGCCGTTTTTCTAACAGGGGATATGATTGATGGAGATGAACCACCATTTGTAGCGATGGCAGTTGTGCGCAAGCTGGCAAAAGAATTTCCAGTCTTTTATGTGAGCGGAAATCATGAGGGAAGAAGCGCCTTTTATGAAGATTTTAAAGCAGATATGGAAAAGCATCATGTTACTGTCCTTGAAAATGAACGCTATTTTCTAAAAAAAGATGGCGCATCGATGATGGTAGCAGGCGTCCAAGATCCTCGTTTTGTAAGGGAAGAGTGGGCTGAAAAAGAACTGCCAAAAGAAGTATGGGAAGAAGCAGCATTAAAAGAAGCTTTAGACGATGCGACAGCTAATTTATCACCGGATTACTTTACGATTTTACTGGCGCATCGTCCGGAGTTTTGGCCACTTTACCAAGCCTACCCAATTGATTTAGTATTATCTGGGCATGCGCATGGCGGCCAATTTAGACTACCGTTAACAGAAGGTCTTTTCGCACCGGGGCAAGGTTTCATGCCAAAATGGACAGCAGGAATTCACCGGGCTGGCGGAAAAGCGCTCATTGTCAGCCGCGGATTAGGAAACGTCACGAAACTACCGCGATTATTTAATGACCCAGAAATCGTTCGAATTACGCTTAAAGCAAAAGGGGATGCTTAG
- the lplA2 gene encoding lipoate protein ligase LplA2, translating to MIYLDNEDVLDQAYNFAVEEYALRSLDENETYFMFYRMKPTIIVGKNQNTLEEINHAFVKENHIDVLRRLSGGGAVYNDEGNISFSMITKDDGNSFQNFAKFTEPVIRALQKLGVNAELSGRNDIEVNGKKISGNAQFATKGRLYSHGTLLFDVDLSMLEKALQVDPEKYLSKGVKSVRSRVTTIREHLAEDIDISTFKQILLESIFETKDIPRYTFTEADKQEIEKLRKERYRNWDWTYGKSPKATIKRKKRFPAGTIEFQVSLEKGQVKEATIYGDFFGTEDVAELAEKLIGCRFDQEEVKKAWNTIDTKDYFGGIEKEAILAMLFE from the coding sequence GTGATTTATTTAGATAATGAAGATGTGCTCGATCAAGCGTACAACTTTGCGGTGGAAGAATACGCGCTTCGTTCTTTAGATGAAAATGAAACGTATTTTATGTTTTATCGGATGAAGCCAACGATTATTGTCGGTAAAAATCAAAACACATTAGAAGAAATTAATCACGCTTTTGTCAAAGAGAATCATATAGACGTTCTCCGCCGTTTATCAGGCGGAGGAGCCGTCTATAACGATGAAGGCAACATAAGCTTTAGCATGATTACAAAAGATGATGGAAATAGTTTTCAAAATTTCGCGAAGTTCACAGAACCAGTTATTCGAGCACTCCAAAAGCTTGGCGTAAATGCCGAACTAAGTGGTCGAAATGATATTGAAGTGAATGGCAAAAAGATAAGTGGAAATGCGCAATTTGCAACGAAAGGGCGACTTTATAGTCATGGAACTTTACTTTTCGATGTTGATTTATCCATGCTTGAAAAAGCATTACAAGTAGATCCAGAGAAATACTTGTCCAAAGGTGTTAAATCTGTACGCAGTCGTGTAACAACCATTCGCGAGCATTTAGCAGAAGATATCGATATTTCGACCTTTAAACAAATTCTACTGGAGTCCATATTTGAAACGAAAGACATCCCGCGTTATACGTTTACAGAAGCTGACAAGCAAGAAATCGAAAAGTTACGCAAAGAACGTTACCGGAATTGGGACTGGACGTATGGTAAATCACCAAAAGCTACCATAAAACGCAAAAAAAGGTTTCCAGCCGGAACCATTGAATTTCAAGTTTCACTAGAAAAAGGTCAAGTAAAAGAAGCAACCATTTATGGGGACTTTTTTGGTACAGAGGATGTGGCTGAATTAGCCGAAAAATTAATCGGGTGCCGTTTTGACCAAGAAGAAGTTAAAAAAGCTTGGAATACAATCGATACAAAAGACTATTTTGGTGGAATTGAAAAAGAAGCGATTTTAGCGATGCTATTTGAATAA
- a CDS encoding GntR family transcriptional regulator has product MTTKRKETRESVCYREIKKKIRNGELKPGDRLIENTLSLQLEISRTPIRKAIGMLAADGYVEYNDFRGAFVRDSIINKERYFEMTEIIGLFLKQAIQKIRTKKITFNKMRVVAKLVEIEREEPTNPATYFEYEKWFVSDLLTYMKNNYYLKISDDFFNNIQEFGDEEVIKIAQNACVKTIANIQRFIDALEAQDYDKCIAIIDQVIDAHVLVAYR; this is encoded by the coding sequence ATGACAACCAAACGCAAAGAGACGAGAGAAAGTGTTTGTTATCGGGAAATTAAAAAGAAGATTAGAAACGGGGAACTAAAGCCAGGCGATCGCTTAATTGAAAACACGTTATCACTACAATTAGAAATTAGTCGTACGCCTATTCGAAAAGCAATCGGGATGCTTGCTGCAGATGGATATGTGGAATACAACGATTTTCGCGGTGCTTTTGTTCGAGACAGCATTATTAATAAAGAACGTTACTTTGAAATGACAGAAATTATTGGTTTGTTTTTAAAGCAAGCTATTCAAAAAATTCGTACGAAAAAAATCACCTTCAATAAAATGCGGGTTGTTGCAAAGTTAGTCGAAATTGAACGCGAAGAACCAACCAATCCAGCTACTTACTTTGAATATGAAAAGTGGTTTGTGAGTGATTTATTAACCTATATGAAAAATAATTACTATTTGAAAATTAGCGATGATTTTTTCAATAATATTCAAGAATTTGGTGACGAAGAAGTCATTAAAATTGCGCAAAATGCTTGTGTTAAAACAATTGCTAACATTCAACGTTTTATTGATGCGCTGGAAGCACAAGATTATGACAAGTGCATAGCGATTATTGATCAAGTCATTGATGCCCATGTTTTAGTCGCTTATCGTTAA
- a CDS encoding NADPH:quinone oxidoreductase family protein, translating to MKSFQALYIEKEADNTSLHFRETTIDNLPENEVTIEVHYSGINYKDGLAVLPDGKIVSEYPFIPGIDASGVVTHSISDRFQVGDEVIVTSYDFGVSYFGGYSEFIRVPADWVVPLPDGLSLKEAMILGTAGFTAALSVDALEFSGVTPDAGKIAVSGATGGVGSLSSAILAKRGYSVVASSGKRDAKEFLEKLGVSEVVSREAFQPEKVRALDKQLYAGAIDCVGGKPLSYLLTAVQYGGAVTTCGMSAGGKLDTTVFPFILRGIQLFGIDSVLCPMPKRERIWNRLATDFKLTNLESLVTEVAFSELPEALHQVMNGGVTGRYLVKVK from the coding sequence ATGAAATCATTTCAAGCGCTTTACATTGAAAAAGAAGCAGATAATACTTCTCTTCATTTTAGAGAAACTACAATAGATAACTTGCCAGAAAATGAAGTAACGATTGAGGTACACTATTCTGGTATTAACTACAAAGATGGGCTAGCAGTACTTCCAGACGGGAAAATTGTGAGCGAATATCCTTTTATTCCTGGTATTGATGCAAGTGGCGTGGTCACCCACTCTATATCTGACCGTTTTCAAGTAGGCGATGAGGTTATTGTCACTAGTTATGATTTTGGAGTGAGCTATTTTGGTGGATATAGTGAGTTTATTCGCGTTCCAGCTGATTGGGTTGTTCCTTTGCCGGATGGTCTGTCGCTAAAAGAAGCGATGATACTTGGAACTGCAGGCTTTACAGCAGCGCTCTCGGTCGATGCACTTGAATTTAGTGGCGTAACTCCCGATGCTGGAAAAATCGCTGTAAGTGGAGCGACAGGCGGTGTAGGTAGTTTGAGCTCAGCTATTCTTGCTAAACGAGGCTATTCTGTTGTAGCTTCTTCCGGAAAAAGGGATGCAAAGGAATTCTTAGAAAAATTGGGCGTTTCTGAAGTCGTTTCAAGAGAAGCTTTTCAACCTGAAAAAGTACGCGCATTAGACAAACAACTATACGCCGGTGCCATTGATTGTGTTGGTGGCAAACCCCTTTCGTATCTTCTAACTGCGGTTCAATATGGCGGGGCAGTGACTACATGTGGAATGTCTGCTGGCGGAAAATTGGATACAACCGTCTTTCCTTTTATTTTGCGCGGTATTCAATTGTTCGGCATTGATTCCGTTTTATGTCCGATGCCAAAACGAGAACGAATTTGGAATAGACTTGCGACAGATTTTAAATTAACTAATTTAGAAAGTCTAGTAACAGAAGTAGCTTTTTCTGAGTTACCTGAAGCCCTCCACCAAGTAATGAACGGTGGCGTGACTGGTAGATATTTAGTGAAAGTAAAATAA